A genomic window from Candidatus Denitrolinea symbiosum includes:
- a CDS encoding RND family efflux transporter — translation MEKTKQSSRKARSIRNWAIFAIVSALAGVGAYFVWPASETTAAEPALQTARARVGDLVITASGAGTVVPAAQVDLGFRSGGVVDELGGSVGDAVKAGQILARLEGNVQAEADFQALFTANGILQAQGVVAETQNSLDKAVENLKYLISPLAYYYEEKLAEAQAELEALRAESTATKEAIAEAEADLKRAENSLKYAQNLYVEEYVPATFTYSWKDTQTMETMTETIPPSDGDVILARANVEAARVALQDAQAALEIVQAGPDALTRPLAALGSQVAKIERTRLAMESTRLVAPFDGTITSLTASVGQTVGSAPVLSVATTENLLARFYLDETDADKVAAGRRATFVFDAYPELSLAGEILRVEPALQIVDGAPALVVWAKLTDTADVAILAGMSVEVEVTSGEARGALIVPVQALRELTPGSYAVFVVQDDGSLQMTPVTVGLRDYANAEILEGLEVGDVVSTGTVETRQP, via the coding sequence GTGGAAAAAACAAAACAATCCTCGCGCAAAGCGCGCTCGATTCGCAATTGGGCGATCTTTGCGATTGTGTCGGCGCTGGCCGGGGTGGGAGCGTATTTTGTCTGGCCCGCCTCCGAGACAACCGCCGCCGAGCCTGCCCTGCAAACGGCCAGGGCGCGCGTGGGCGACCTGGTCATTACCGCCAGTGGCGCGGGGACGGTGGTCCCCGCCGCGCAGGTGGACTTGGGATTCCGTTCCGGCGGCGTCGTGGATGAGCTGGGCGGCTCGGTGGGCGACGCCGTGAAGGCGGGGCAGATCCTGGCGCGGCTGGAAGGGAACGTCCAGGCCGAGGCGGATTTCCAGGCATTGTTTACCGCGAACGGTATTTTGCAGGCGCAGGGGGTTGTGGCCGAAACGCAGAATTCATTGGACAAAGCCGTTGAAAACCTGAAATACCTGATTAGTCCGCTGGCGTATTACTACGAAGAAAAACTGGCCGAAGCGCAGGCCGAGTTGGAGGCTTTAAGAGCCGAGTCGACCGCGACCAAAGAGGCCATTGCCGAAGCGGAGGCCGACTTAAAGCGCGCCGAAAATTCCCTGAAATACGCGCAGAATCTTTACGTCGAAGAATATGTTCCCGCGACCTTCACCTATTCTTGGAAGGATACGCAGACGATGGAAACCATGACGGAAACCATCCCGCCCAGCGACGGCGACGTGATTCTTGCCCGCGCCAACGTGGAAGCCGCGCGGGTCGCGTTGCAGGACGCGCAAGCCGCGCTGGAAATCGTCCAGGCTGGACCGGACGCGTTGACCCGGCCCCTGGCCGCGTTGGGATCGCAGGTTGCCAAAATCGAACGGACGCGCCTCGCGATGGAATCTACCCGCCTGGTCGCTCCCTTTGACGGGACGATCACCAGCCTGACCGCGTCGGTGGGGCAGACGGTCGGCTCCGCTCCCGTTTTGAGCGTCGCCACTACAGAGAATTTGCTGGCGCGTTTCTATCTCGATGAAACTGACGCGGACAAGGTCGCGGCCGGCCGGCGGGCGACGTTCGTCTTTGACGCGTATCCTGAACTCTCTCTGGCCGGCGAAATCCTGCGCGTGGAACCCGCCCTCCAGATCGTGGACGGCGCGCCCGCGCTCGTCGTCTGGGCGAAACTGACCGATACCGCCGATGTCGCCATCCTGGCGGGTATGAGCGTCGAGGTGGAAGTGACCTCAGGGGAGGCGCGCGGCGCGCTCATCGTCCCTGTCCAGGCGCTGCGCGAACTTACTCCCGGTTCGTACGCGGTCTTCGTCGTCCAGGATGACGGCTCCTTGCAGATGACGCCCGTTACCGTCGGCCTGCGCGATTATGCCAACGCGGAGATCCTCGAGGGTTTGGAGGTCGGCGATGTGGTCAGCACGGGGACTGTGGAAACCCGGCAGCCGTAA
- a CDS encoding macrolide ABC transporter ATP-binding protein: MDKPLIEITDLTKVYGEGEAAVYALAGVDVQVASGEFVAIMGPSGSGKSTLMNILGCLDRPTEGAYILDGRDVSRLSRNELAEVRNQKLGFIFQSFNLLPRLSALSNVMLPLLYAEEDVSDAQAEERAIAALASVGLENRLHHRPNQLSGGQQQRVAIARALINDPPLILADEPTGNLDSKSSVEILDILETLHQGGATIVMVTHAADIAERAQRVICFKDGKVLSDGRDGKNRCSGSPN; the protein is encoded by the coding sequence ATGGACAAGCCTTTGATTGAAATTACGGATCTGACCAAAGTATACGGGGAGGGCGAGGCGGCGGTCTACGCGCTGGCAGGGGTGGACGTGCAGGTGGCGAGCGGCGAATTCGTCGCTATCATGGGGCCTTCGGGTTCGGGCAAATCCACGCTGATGAACATCCTCGGCTGCCTCGACCGTCCCACCGAAGGCGCGTACATCCTCGATGGCCGCGACGTGAGCCGGCTGAGCAGGAACGAACTGGCGGAAGTTCGCAACCAGAAACTCGGCTTCATCTTCCAGTCCTTCAACCTCCTGCCGCGCCTGAGCGCGCTGTCCAATGTGATGCTGCCCCTGCTCTATGCCGAAGAAGACGTGAGCGACGCGCAGGCCGAGGAACGCGCCATCGCCGCGCTCGCCTCGGTCGGGCTGGAAAACCGGCTGCACCACCGTCCCAACCAACTCTCCGGGGGGCAGCAGCAACGCGTGGCGATCGCGCGCGCCCTGATAAACGACCCTCCGCTGATTTTGGCGGACGAACCGACGGGCAACCTCGACTCGAAATCCAGCGTGGAAATCCTGGATATTTTAGAAACCCTTCACCAGGGCGGCGCGACCATCGTCATGGTCACGCATGCCGCCGATATTGCCGAGCGCGCCCAGCGCGTCATCTGCTTCAAAGATGGAAAGGTCCTGTCTGATGGGCGCGACGGCAAAAACCGTTGTTCAGGATCGCCGAATTAG
- a CDS encoding peptide ABC transporter permease → MKLGKIFRTAWEGLMLNKARSFLTTLGVIIGVASVIVMLAVSAGAEASIADQINALGADLIIVSPMRGVPGAARTLLLEDAYAIQKQVTGITGISAEQTPPPQNVRAGGRTLEAIALVGTTSDFPHVRDYAVAEGRYFTADEDDRKAKLVVLGSGIAADLFGTESALGQTVTVGAVKLTVIGVMESKGIVSDVDYDGRIYLPLNLVFQKYMPAAMLRADAVRTIYLKAENQEKIPSVIAQTSALLVDRHKVDAAKPDFTVQTQQDIIATQEAATAAFRDLLAWVAGVSLLVGGIGIMNIMLVSVTERTREIGLRQALGARPFTVLAQFLIEAVILSLAGGLVGVFVGVGSAYLFGSLGDMRTEIVPFSIPLAFGAAAIVGIFFGYYPATRAAKLDPIEALRRE, encoded by the coding sequence ATGAAACTCGGAAAAATATTCCGCACCGCCTGGGAAGGCTTGATGCTCAATAAAGCCCGTTCGTTCCTCACCACTTTGGGCGTCATCATTGGGGTGGCCTCGGTCATCGTCATGCTGGCGGTCAGCGCGGGCGCGGAAGCCTCCATTGCCGACCAGATTAACGCCCTCGGCGCGGACCTGATCATCGTCTCGCCCATGCGGGGCGTGCCCGGCGCCGCGCGCACCCTGCTGCTGGAAGACGCGTACGCTATCCAGAAACAAGTGACAGGCATCACCGGCATCTCAGCCGAACAAACGCCTCCGCCGCAAAACGTCCGCGCGGGCGGACGCACGCTCGAAGCCATCGCGCTGGTCGGAACCACCTCCGACTTCCCCCATGTGCGCGATTATGCCGTCGCCGAAGGGCGTTACTTTACCGCCGACGAAGACGACCGCAAAGCGAAGCTGGTCGTGCTGGGTTCGGGCATCGCGGCCGACCTGTTCGGCACGGAGAGCGCCCTCGGGCAGACCGTCACCGTCGGCGCGGTCAAACTTACCGTCATCGGCGTGATGGAGTCGAAAGGCATTGTCTCCGACGTGGATTACGACGGGCGTATCTACCTGCCCCTCAACCTGGTCTTCCAAAAATACATGCCCGCCGCCATGCTGCGCGCCGACGCCGTCCGCACGATCTATCTCAAGGCCGAAAACCAGGAAAAAATCCCCAGCGTCATCGCGCAGACCTCCGCCCTGCTCGTGGACCGTCACAAAGTGGACGCGGCCAAACCCGACTTTACCGTGCAGACCCAGCAGGACATCATCGCCACGCAGGAAGCCGCCACCGCCGCTTTCCGCGACCTGCTGGCATGGGTGGCGGGCGTCTCGCTGCTGGTGGGCGGCATCGGCATCATGAACATTATGCTGGTCTCCGTCACCGAACGCACGCGCGAAATCGGCTTGCGCCAGGCGTTGGGGGCGCGCCCCTTCACCGTGCTGGCTCAATTTCTCATCGAGGCGGTCATCCTCAGCCTGGCGGGCGGACTGGTCGGCGTCTTCGTCGGCGTGGGCAGCGCGTACCTTTTCGGCTCGCTCGGAGACATGCGCACCGAGATCGTCCCGTTTTCCATCCCCCTGGCCTTCGGCGCGGCGGCCATCGTCGGCATCTTCTTTGGATATTATCCCGCCACACGCGCCGCGAAACTGGATCCGATCGAAGCGCTGCGACGCGAATAA
- a CDS encoding major facilitator superfamily (MSF) transporter: MKNPEQSPPQHWAVRFFTIFTGQTISLFGSSLVQFALIWYLTQKTGSATVLATASLFAMLPQILLGPIAGTFVDRGNRRLIMIASDSLIAVSTLGLAFLFWTGRAEIWHIYAISVIRSLGGAFHYPAMAASTTLMVPKEQLARVSGANQAVQGLVNILAPPAAAFLVALMDTENILLIDVFTALAGIFPLLVFAVPQPPRSVSQEAARPKSFLSDLGAGFKYMVSWPGLLMLGLMATLLNFLLAPTGALMPLLVTQHFGKGALELGGIESAFGIGMIVGGVALGVWGGFKRKIVTSLMGIVTFSLAIIAIAVAPPDMFWILVAAQAVIGLMLPMANGPLGALFQTVVEPEMQGRVMSLLGSVAQAMMPLSLLAAGPIADRLGLQAWFWIAGIACALISLGGFFIPAIYNIEENHHSKQPQAGTVPAA; this comes from the coding sequence ATGAAAAATCCAGAACAATCGCCGCCCCAACATTGGGCTGTCCGCTTTTTCACCATCTTCACGGGCCAGACCATCTCCCTTTTCGGCTCTTCGCTGGTGCAATTTGCGCTGATCTGGTATTTGACGCAGAAGACGGGCTCCGCCACAGTGCTGGCGACCGCTTCTCTGTTCGCGATGCTGCCACAGATCCTGCTTGGACCGATCGCGGGGACATTCGTGGACCGCGGCAACCGACGCCTGATCATGATCGCGTCCGACTCGCTCATCGCGGTTTCCACGCTCGGACTGGCCTTTCTCTTCTGGACGGGGCGCGCGGAGATCTGGCACATTTACGCCATTTCGGTCATCCGCTCGCTGGGCGGCGCGTTCCACTATCCGGCCATGGCCGCCTCGACCACGCTGATGGTTCCCAAAGAACAGTTGGCGCGCGTCTCCGGCGCGAACCAGGCCGTGCAGGGACTCGTGAACATCCTCGCGCCTCCCGCGGCGGCTTTCCTCGTCGCGCTGATGGACACCGAAAACATTCTCCTGATCGACGTGTTCACCGCGCTGGCGGGCATTTTCCCCCTGCTGGTTTTCGCCGTCCCGCAACCGCCGCGCTCCGTTTCGCAAGAGGCCGCGCGGCCAAAAAGCTTTCTATCTGACCTGGGCGCGGGTTTTAAATACATGGTCTCCTGGCCCGGCCTGCTGATGCTGGGTCTTATGGCTACCCTGCTCAACTTTCTGCTCGCCCCCACCGGCGCGCTCATGCCCTTACTCGTGACCCAACATTTCGGCAAAGGCGCTCTCGAACTGGGCGGGATCGAGTCCGCGTTCGGCATTGGCATGATTGTCGGCGGCGTCGCGCTGGGCGTTTGGGGCGGCTTCAAGCGCAAGATCGTCACCTCGCTGATGGGCATCGTGACGTTCAGCCTCGCCATCATTGCGATCGCCGTCGCGCCGCCCGACATGTTCTGGATTCTCGTCGCGGCCCAGGCGGTGATCGGCCTCATGCTCCCGATGGCAAACGGTCCGCTCGGCGCGCTCTTCCAAACCGTGGTCGAGCCAGAGATGCAGGGACGCGTCATGTCGCTGTTGGGAAGCGTGGCGCAGGCCATGATGCCGCTCAGCCTGCTGGCGGCCGGGCCCATCGCCGACAGGCTTGGCCTGCAAGCCTGGTTTTGGATCGCGGGCATCGCCTGCGCCCTCATCAGCCTCGGCGGCTTCTTCATCCCTGCGATCTACAACATCGAAGAGAATCACCACAGCAAACAACCTCAGGCCGGGACGGTCCCCGCCGCCTGA
- a CDS encoding CopG family transcriptional regulator, whose translation MAETEKITINMNAVELGKIDLLVEQGHYSNRTDFIRSAIRSQLEKHAAEVQQSVARHSYAIGAMSFDKADFERHKAKGATMKISVVGLLHISSDVPAELADEVIESARVYGIFQASDAVKSALAKSGKLK comes from the coding sequence ATGGCTGAGACCGAGAAAATTACCATCAATATGAACGCGGTGGAGTTGGGCAAGATTGACCTGCTGGTGGAGCAGGGACATTACTCGAACCGCACTGATTTTATCCGTTCGGCGATCCGCTCGCAATTGGAGAAGCACGCGGCGGAGGTGCAGCAGTCGGTGGCGCGGCATTCGTACGCGATCGGCGCGATGAGTTTTGACAAAGCCGATTTCGAGCGGCACAAGGCCAAAGGCGCGACCATGAAGATCAGCGTGGTGGGCTTGCTCCATATCTCATCCGATGTGCCGGCGGAACTCGCGGACGAGGTGATCGAGTCGGCGAGGGTTTATGGCATTTTTCAAGCCAGCGACGCGGTGAAGTCGGCGCTGGCGAAATCTGGAAAGTTGAAATAA
- a CDS encoding electron transfer flavoprotein subunit alpha, which yields MLGAGVDAAAQAAFEYGADEVIVVDDASLADYRAEPFASTLSALASSSTPDLILFPTTARTRELSAMCAVDLNSGVLTDVSALSVDGDKVTVTRPIYEGKVLEKAVCEARPQLITLRGRAFPKPARESGRAGALTKAEAKADAKSTVEGYSATEAAVNIGDAAVIVSGGRGVSNNPALGLDEKATAQKGFELIGELASLLGGAVGASRAAVDGGYITYAHQVGQTGKVVAPDLYIACGISGAIQHLVGMRNAKLIVAINKDAEAPIFTQARYGVVGDLFVFVPALTAALRKRLGK from the coding sequence GTGCTGGGCGCGGGCGTGGACGCGGCCGCGCAGGCCGCGTTCGAATACGGCGCGGACGAAGTCATCGTTGTGGATGACGCGTCCCTCGCGGACTATCGCGCCGAACCGTTCGCGTCCACCCTTTCGGCGCTCGCGTCTTCCTCGACCCCCGACCTGATCCTGTTTCCGACGACGGCGCGCACCCGCGAACTTTCCGCCATGTGCGCCGTGGACCTGAACAGCGGCGTGTTGACCGACGTCTCCGCGCTCAGCGTGGACGGCGACAAAGTGACCGTGACGCGTCCGATCTACGAGGGCAAGGTGTTGGAGAAAGCCGTCTGCGAGGCCAGGCCGCAATTGATCACCCTGCGCGGCCGCGCCTTCCCCAAGCCCGCGCGGGAGTCGGGACGCGCTGGCGCTTTGACCAAAGCCGAAGCCAAAGCGGACGCGAAGTCCACGGTGGAGGGATACTCGGCCACCGAGGCCGCGGTCAACATCGGCGACGCGGCGGTCATCGTATCGGGCGGACGCGGCGTGAGCAACAATCCCGCGCTCGGCCTGGACGAAAAAGCCACCGCGCAGAAAGGTTTCGAGTTGATCGGTGAATTGGCGTCCCTGCTCGGCGGCGCGGTCGGCGCCTCGCGCGCCGCGGTGGACGGCGGCTACATCACCTACGCCCACCAGGTCGGCCAGACGGGGAAGGTCGTCGCCCCCGATCTGTACATCGCCTGCGGAATCTCTGGCGCCATCCAGCACCTGGTTGGAATGAGGAACGCCAAACTGATCGTCGCCATCAACAAGGACGCCGAAGCCCCCATCTTCACGCAGGCGCGCTATGGCGTGGTGGGCGATCTGTTTGTGTTTGTCCCCGCGTTGACGGCGGCGTTGAGGAAGAGGTTGGGGAAGTAG
- a CDS encoding electron transfer flavoprotein subunit beta, whose translation MKIIACIKQVPDSEAKVKVTENGQVTWGDAPLVINPFDEYAVEGALQQKEANGGTVTALCIGPESAREALKHALAMGADEAVLVSDPALNDIDSVGAARVLAAAIVKIGGADMVMFGRQTLDNGAGVTPPQTARVLGWPMLGWVGQIKVDAGSVTVERVLEEGRQTVKANLPAVLSIVQSIGEPRYPSFMGIRKASKAEIPVWSLGDLGMSAPAAAVKRIEISNPPVRETVCEIITGETPEAIADALAEKILAEKIL comes from the coding sequence TTGAAAATCATCGCCTGCATCAAACAAGTCCCAGACTCGGAAGCGAAAGTGAAAGTGACCGAGAACGGGCAAGTCACATGGGGGGACGCGCCGCTGGTCATCAACCCGTTCGACGAGTACGCGGTCGAAGGCGCGCTCCAGCAAAAGGAAGCCAACGGCGGGACGGTGACCGCGCTGTGCATCGGTCCCGAATCCGCCAGGGAGGCGCTCAAGCACGCGCTCGCCATGGGCGCGGACGAAGCCGTCCTCGTCTCGGACCCCGCGCTCAACGATATTGACAGCGTCGGGGCGGCGCGCGTCCTCGCCGCGGCCATCGTCAAGATCGGCGGCGCGGACATGGTCATGTTCGGGCGGCAGACGCTCGACAACGGCGCGGGCGTCACCCCGCCGCAGACGGCGCGCGTCCTCGGGTGGCCCATGCTCGGTTGGGTCGGCCAGATCAAGGTCGACGCGGGAAGCGTGACGGTGGAACGCGTCCTCGAGGAGGGGCGTCAGACCGTCAAGGCAAATCTGCCCGCGGTGTTGAGCATCGTCCAAAGCATCGGCGAGCCGCGCTACCCGTCGTTCATGGGCATCCGCAAAGCGTCGAAGGCGGAGATCCCCGTCTGGTCGCTGGGCGACCTCGGGATGAGCGCGCCCGCCGCGGCCGTGAAACGAATCGAGATTTCGAATCCGCCCGTGCGCGAAACCGTCTGCGAGATCATCACGGGCGAAACTCCCGAAGCCATCGCCGACGCGCTGGCCGAAAAAATTCTGGCGGAGAAAATCCTATGA
- a CDS encoding butyryl-CoA dehydrogenase encodes MDFSLSPEHEMTRKMARDFAQKEIAPVVKEYDRRQEPIPFALERMGRLGLLGVSIPVRYGGAGMDFISLGLVCEELEAVDTSLRVAMSVHTGLCSLTLLQWGTEEQKREFLVPLAKGIKIGCGAFTEPGMGSDVAAVTASAKRSGDHYILNGEKMWISLASKADLALVAVKTNPASPKPSEGLSAFIVDLRSDGVKTGDIKGKLGVRAGATGWISFTDVKVPAANRIGEEGEGFKVTMSAFDHGRYTVASGATGLIRACLEASVSYAKTRKTFGKPIAERQLIQEKIAKMSQDYQIARLLYLQAGWLKNLGKRCTRETSYAKKFATEASFSAAAEAVQIHGAYGFSDEYDVERYLRNSKGAVIYEGSSEVQTLIQAGYALGTRVDKPLRCEPPAYDEKEWQE; translated from the coding sequence GTGGATTTCTCCCTCTCCCCTGAACACGAAATGACCCGAAAGATGGCGCGCGACTTCGCCCAGAAAGAGATCGCGCCCGTCGTCAAGGAATACGACCGCCGACAGGAACCCATCCCCTTCGCGCTCGAACGCATGGGCCGCCTCGGGCTCCTCGGCGTCTCGATCCCGGTCCGCTACGGCGGCGCAGGCATGGACTTCATCTCCCTCGGCCTGGTCTGCGAAGAACTCGAAGCGGTGGACACCTCCCTGCGCGTGGCGATGTCGGTCCACACCGGGCTTTGCTCGCTCACCCTCCTCCAATGGGGGACGGAGGAACAGAAACGGGAATTCCTCGTCCCGCTCGCGAAAGGAATCAAGATCGGCTGCGGCGCGTTCACCGAACCTGGAATGGGATCGGACGTCGCGGCGGTGACCGCGTCCGCGAAGCGAAGCGGCGATCATTACATCCTCAACGGCGAGAAGATGTGGATCTCCCTCGCCTCCAAAGCGGACCTGGCGCTGGTCGCCGTCAAAACGAATCCCGCCTCCCCCAAACCTTCGGAGGGACTCTCCGCCTTCATCGTTGACCTGCGCTCGGACGGCGTCAAGACCGGCGACATCAAGGGCAAACTCGGCGTGCGCGCCGGCGCGACGGGCTGGATCTCCTTCACCGACGTGAAAGTCCCCGCTGCGAACCGCATCGGCGAGGAGGGCGAAGGCTTCAAAGTCACCATGTCCGCCTTCGATCACGGACGCTACACCGTCGCCTCGGGCGCGACGGGCCTCATCCGCGCCTGTCTCGAGGCCAGCGTCTCGTACGCGAAGACGCGCAAGACGTTCGGCAAGCCGATCGCCGAACGTCAACTCATCCAGGAAAAGATCGCGAAAATGTCGCAGGATTACCAGATCGCCCGCCTGCTGTACCTGCAAGCGGGCTGGCTGAAGAACCTCGGAAAACGCTGCACGCGCGAGACCTCCTACGCCAAGAAATTCGCCACCGAGGCCTCCTTCAGCGCGGCGGCGGAGGCGGTCCAGATCCACGGGGCGTACGGCTTCAGCGACGAATACGACGTGGAGCGCTACCTCCGCAACTCGAAGGGCGCGGTCATCTACGAAGGCTCCAGCGAAGTGCAGACGCTCATCCAGGCTGGGTACGCGCTCGGGACGCGCGTCGACAAGCCGCTGCGCTGCGAGCCGCCCGCGTACGACGAAAAGGAATGGCAGGAATAG
- a CDS encoding thioredoxin domain-containing protein produces the protein MLKTQLRLYDWVHHYEKMLYDNAQLALAYLHGFLVTGQENYRRVCEETLDFILREMTHPEGGFFSSLDADSEGEEGRFYVWTQKQLEAALGADFEFFKAAYGIVPQGNWEGKTVLQRALDDASLAARFHADLETVRAKLTDCHERLLSVRSTRVRPHTDDKIITMWNALALTAFAEAGRHLERKDYLDAAIRNARFILKNLMTESRLQRSWRDGQANHAAYLEDYAALTLSLLALYQSDPNPEWYVAALKLADEMAAHFSDPAGGFFDTRDDHETLLVRPKETQDNATPSGNALAVSALLTLSAYGDRVEWRDLAETALASMHAFMLRYPTAFAQWLCAADFAAGPVHEVAILGDKDHPDTNALLKALWKSYRPRQVAAVSAYPPSPNRPALLNDRPLLNGKSTAYVCQGFVCRQPVNLPGEMETQLAGG, from the coding sequence GTGCTGAAAACACAACTCCGTTTGTACGATTGGGTACACCATTACGAAAAAATGCTCTACGACAACGCCCAACTCGCGCTCGCCTACCTGCACGGCTTTCTGGTGACGGGACAGGAAAACTACCGCCGCGTCTGCGAAGAGACGCTCGACTTCATCCTGCGGGAGATGACCCATCCCGAGGGCGGATTCTTCAGCAGCCTCGACGCCGACTCGGAGGGCGAAGAGGGCAGGTTCTACGTCTGGACACAGAAACAACTCGAGGCCGCGCTCGGCGCGGACTTCGAATTTTTTAAGGCCGCCTATGGGATCGTCCCGCAGGGAAACTGGGAAGGGAAGACGGTCCTCCAGCGCGCGCTGGACGACGCCTCCCTCGCCGCCCGCTTCCACGCGGACCTCGAAACGGTCCGCGCCAAACTGACCGATTGCCACGAGCGGCTTTTGTCCGTCCGCAGCACGCGCGTCCGCCCTCACACCGACGACAAGATCATCACCATGTGGAACGCCCTCGCGTTGACGGCTTTCGCCGAAGCCGGGCGCCATCTGGAGCGAAAAGACTATCTCGACGCGGCCATCCGCAACGCGCGCTTCATTCTGAAAAACCTGATGACCGAAAGCCGTCTGCAACGCTCCTGGCGCGACGGACAGGCGAACCACGCGGCCTACCTCGAAGATTACGCCGCATTGACGCTGTCCCTGCTGGCTTTGTACCAGTCCGATCCCAACCCCGAATGGTATGTTGCCGCGCTGAAACTGGCCGATGAAATGGCCGCGCATTTCTCCGACCCGGCAGGCGGATTCTTCGACACCCGCGACGACCACGAAACGCTCCTCGTCCGCCCGAAAGAAACGCAGGACAACGCCACCCCCTCCGGGAACGCCCTCGCCGTCTCAGCCCTGCTGACGCTGTCCGCGTACGGCGACCGCGTGGAATGGCGCGATCTCGCGGAGACGGCGCTCGCCTCGATGCACGCGTTCATGCTGCGCTACCCGACCGCCTTCGCGCAATGGCTGTGCGCTGCCGATTTCGCCGCGGGCCCGGTTCACGAAGTCGCCATCCTCGGCGACAAAGACCATCCCGACACAAACGCGCTCCTGAAGGCGCTGTGGAAATCCTACCGCCCGCGGCAGGTGGCTGCCGTCTCGGCCTATCCGCCTTCACCAAACAGACCCGCGCTTCTAAATGATCGTCCCCTACTCAATGGCAAATCCACCGCCTACGTCTGCCAGGGATTCGTCTGCCGGCAGCCGGTCAACCTGCCCGGGGAAATGGAGACCCAGCTGGCAGGCGGCTAG